The Raphanus sativus cultivar WK10039 chromosome 2, ASM80110v3, whole genome shotgun sequence DNA segment AACTTTTTTGCTTTTGGTATTTGATGCTTGTGCTGTCAAACTACTTAacttctagtttttttttaacattgtaGGCCGTGTGGGTTTGGACGGTGAGCTTACCTGTAACTGTTGTTAACGCCGCAAGTGATGGTGGAGGATCTCTTAAACCCGCAGATGTAATCGGTTGGACGATGTGGGTTTTCGGTTTCTTGATTGAAGCTGCAGCTGATCAACAGAAACTCTCTTTTAAAAACTCTCCAGAGAACAGAGGAAAATGGTGTGATGCTGGCGTGTGGAAGTATTCAAGACATCCAAACTACTTTGGTGAGGTTGGTTTTTccatatataataacaaatcTTTGAGTTTTTTGTTGTATAAATTGGTAAATGACTGTATTAGTGGGATATTTCATCAGATATTACTGTGGTGGGGAATCTTTGTGGCTGCATCACCTGTTCTTGAAGGTGTAGAGTATCTTGTCATATTCGGACCACTCTTTCTCACTGTCCTGCTTCTATTCGTCAGCGGCATACCATTACTTGAGGTTCTGTCACTAACTTTCTATACTTCAGCACATTTTATGAATCACATATGGCTGATTTCAATATAAACAGGCATCGTCTGACAAGAAGTATGGCAATTTGGGAGATTACCGATTCTATAAGAAGAAAACAAGGTTTAACGATATGAACTTGTTACTGAAAAAGTTTAATAAACCTTCACGAtgtgttatatataaatagctAACTTGTTTCTATCTTCAATTCGATATTGTAGTCCTCTGATTCCTTTACCAAGAGGAGTGTATGGGAACTTACCAGGATGGTGCAAGGCAGTGTTTCTCTTAGAGCTTCCATTTTACAGCAGAAATCTCCCTGAAGAAGGTGCTGTTTAGTAAGTATCTCTCTTCAATTTCAGTTTCAACtctttgtatcttgttatagtGTCTGATGAGTTTAGCTTTCTCTTTGGTGTATCTTCAGGTCCAAGAAAGTTAGAGGAGACTCCAAGAACGGCAAAGAGAAAGTATCAACTTAAAGATTACTGATTTGTGAACTAAATCTGAGTTTCTATTCTTACAACACTCTGATGTTAACTAAAAAATTGCTGGTAATGTACTGAATTTGATTGACACATTGAACCGGATCTCAGTTGTGATTGATTGTGAATTGCACCATGTGATgtccattttattttttcatttattagataataaataatttaaaagttgttctataataattttgagttttaaaaaatgtttttatatccgATCCAGATCAGTTGTTGAACCGATAGACTAGGTACCTTGTATATAATCCGGTTCGGATTTATTGAAAAATTCGTTAATTAAAATCTCAATAGAACCAGATATAAACCCAGAAACTCACTATTAACCCGAGATCtgaaaaaaatgcaaaatatctgattatatttttgtttttttattattaaattgttCATatactttttgatattttataaacttgtGATTCTTTAAacttttgatgaaatttttattatgtcattcagataaaaattataatataaaaacttattgaTATGatactattaatttattttcgttattaagtttatatttttattttcagattaATTTAATtctatgataattttaaattaattttaaacgCTTTTACTTGGCATATCAATTTTATGCATAAATGACATACtaaataatacttttaaaatttatgtgtacacatttatttttgatcgttaaataatattatacataaaaatgatatatgGTATAGGATATTCTCTTGGTttaaattttcttgaaattaaattaaaagtaCGTGTAAATTAAGgtaacaacaaaaaaatcaatggtAATCATACATACCATAGAAATTGTATGTAAtcgtgtatttttttctttttttgaaaattgggATCCATACCATTATAATTTGCATAAATATCCATTGGTTAAAATGTATGGGGATTAAACCCATAAGGCCGATTTGATTTGTACGTCCATAAGCCTTATTTGcttcttttaaaaaaacaaactgcaaaaataattagttggtgATTATATTCATAAACCCGATTTAATTTGTAGTgttaaatactccctctgttttataataagtgtcattctaaactcatttttttgttacacaaag contains these protein-coding regions:
- the LOC108839893 gene encoding uncharacterized protein LOC108839893 isoform X2, which codes for MGTVLDSHFLALTAIVTVAYQFIFFVITALFKIDQVTDFAGSTNFVIIALLTLILKATWHFRQIVLTLLVVVWGLRLGIFLLMRILQWGEDRRFDEMRGNLVKLIVFWTLQAVWVWTVSLPVTVVNAASDGGGSLKPADVIGWTMWVFGFLIEAAADQQKLSFKNSPENRGKWCDAGVWKYSRHPNYFGEILLWWGIFVAASPVLEGVEYLVIFGPLFLTVLLLFVSGIPLLEASSDKKYGNLGDYRFYKKKTSPLIPLPRGVYGNLPGWCKAVFLLELPFYSRNLPEEGAV
- the LOC108839893 gene encoding uncharacterized protein LOC108839893 isoform X1; translated protein: MGTVLDSHFLALTAIVTVAYQFIFFVITALFKIDQVTDFAGSTNFVIIALLTLILKATWHFRQIVLTLLVVVWGLRLGIFLLMRILQWGEDRRFDEMRGNLVKLIVFWTLQAVWVWTVSLPVTVVNAASDGGGSLKPADVIGWTMWVFGFLIEAAADQQKLSFKNSPENRGKWCDAGVWKYSRHPNYFGEILLWWGIFVAASPVLEGVEYLVIFGPLFLTVLLLFVSGIPLLEASSDKKYGNLGDYRFYKKKTSPLIPLPRGVYGNLPGWCKAVFLLELPFYSRNLPEEGPRKLEETPRTAKRKYQLKDY